GCTGCAGTTCGTGGATGACATGCTGCTGCTGCTCGTCGTACTTCAGGTAGATTCGCAGCATTCCCTGCTTCTGGTCAGGGGTTTCCTTGAAATTCTTGATGTACCCCTGCTCCTTGAGCACCGTGGCGATGGCAACCTTCATCTTCGACGAAGGCAGATCGACCTTCTGGTGTTTGGCCATCCCGGCGTTCCGGATCCGGGTCAGCAAATCCGCGATAGGATCTGTCATTGACATGGGCTGTAACTCCTCAGGGTATTACCAGCTGGACTTGATCACGCCGGGGATCTTCCCCTCGGACGCCAGCTTGCGCAGACAGATTCTGCAAAGGTTGAACTTGCGATAATAGGCACGGGGACGGCCGCAGACAGGGCAGCGATTGTACTCACGCACCTTGAACTTCTTGGGCCGTTGGGCCTTGATGATCATCGATTTCTTCGCCACTTTTTTCCTCCGCCTGCCTAGTTTTTACGAAACGGCATGCCAAGCTCGCGCAACAGCGCACGGCCCTGCTCGTCCGTTTCGGCAGTGGTCACCACGGTGATGTTCAGCCCCTTGACCTTGTCGATCTTGTCCAGATCGATCTCGGGAAAGATGATCTGTTCCCGGATCCCCAGGGTATAGTTGCCGCGGCCGTCGAAGGCCTTGGGCGAAATGCCCTTGAAGTCGCGGACCCTCGGCAGGGCGATGTTGATCAGGCGATCGAGGAACTCGTAGGCCCGTTCCCGACGCAGGGTCACCATCGCACCGATCGGCATCCCCTCTCTCAGCTTGAACTGGG
The nucleotide sequence above comes from Geothermobacter ehrlichii. Encoded proteins:
- the rpsH gene encoding 30S ribosomal protein S8 codes for the protein MSMTDPIADLLTRIRNAGMAKHQKVDLPSSKMKVAIATVLKEQGYIKNFKETPDQKQGMLRIYLKYDEQQQHVIHELQRVSTPGRRVYVGKDDIPKVKNGLGCAILSTSKGVMGDAAAREAEVGGELICTVW
- a CDS encoding type Z 30S ribosomal protein S14, which translates into the protein MAKKSMIIKAQRPKKFKVREYNRCPVCGRPRAYYRKFNLCRICLRKLASEGKIPGVIKSSW
- the rplE gene encoding 50S ribosomal protein L5, producing MARLKEKYEKELVPRLMEQLGLKNIMQVPRIEKVVVNMGLGEAIQNIKVLESAVEELERITGQKPVVTKAKKSIAQFKLREGMPIGAMVTLRRERAYEFLDRLINIALPRVRDFKGISPKAFDGRGNYTLGIREQIIFPEIDLDKIDKVKGLNITVVTTAETDEQGRALLRELGMPFRKN